In the Carassius gibelio isolate Cgi1373 ecotype wild population from Czech Republic chromosome A2, carGib1.2-hapl.c, whole genome shotgun sequence genome, one interval contains:
- the LOC128023820 gene encoding neurogenic differentiation factor 6-B, with translation MLTVPFEDPEMMHESQFGATFTRQEDARTLSSAELKETEDDNTDREEEEEREEDENGLPKKKGPRKKKFSEGRGERVKMRRQEANARERSRMHGLNDALESLRKVVPCYSKTQKLSKIETLRLAKNYIWALSETLSAGKRPDLLAFVQTLCKGLSQPTTNLVAGCLQLNGRNFLTDPNGDVSFSGRPQYDSMYPYPNAEMATPPGLSSGTRDGVKPFRPYNYYASYESYYDSASPERSSPHFDGQMSPPINYNGIFSLKKHEDQVEYSKNCHYGMRYCNVPGRGTMYRVSPDNHFPYDLHPRSQSFQSQDELNTGFHN, from the coding sequence ATGCTAACCGTACCATTTGAAGACCCAGAAATGATGCACGAGTCTCAGTTTGGTGCCACATTCACCCGTCAAGAAGACGCCCGGACACTCAGTAGCGCCGAGCTCAAGGAGACAGAGGACGACAACACGGACagggaagaagaggaggagagagaggaggacgAGAACGGTCTCCCGAAGAAGAAAGGTCCACGTAAGAAGAAATTCTCAGAAGGACGCGGCGAGCGTGTCAAAATGCGCCGGCAAGAAGCGAACGCGCGCGAGCGCAGCCGCATGCACGGCCTGAACGACGCGCTCGAGAGCCTTCGCAAAGTCGTGCCGTGCTACTCCAAAACGCAAAAACTCTCCAAGATCGAGACGTTGAGGCTAGCCAAGAATTACATATGGGCTCTTTCTGAGACTCTGAGCGCGGGGAAAAGACCCGACCTGCTGGCGTTCGTGCAGACCCTGTGTAAGGGCTTGTCACAGCCCACCACTAACTTGGTTGCGGGTTGCCTGCAGCTTAACGGCAGAAATTTCCTTACAGATCCCAACGGGGACGTGTCGTTCTCTGGCAGGCCTCAGTACGATTCTATGTACCCGTATCCGAACGCTGAGATGGCCACGCCCCCCGGCCTCAGCTCTGGGACCCGGGACGGCGTCAAGCCGTTCCGACCGTACAACTATTACGCGTCCTATGAGTCCTACTACGACAGCGCCTCTCCAGAGAGAAGCAGCCCTCATTTTGACGGCCAAATGAGTCCCCCTATTAATTATAACGGGATTTTCTCGCTTAAAAAACACGAGGACCAAGTCGAGTACAGTAAGAACTGCCACTATGGGATGAGATACTGTAACGTTCCCGGCCGGGGCACCATGTACCGCGTTTCCCCAGACAACCATTTTCCTTATGACTTACATCCCCGCAGCCAATCGTTCCAGAGCCAGGACGAATTAAATACGGGTTTCCATAATTAA
- the LOC127936293 gene encoding chemokine XC receptor 1 has protein sequence MMHGEILHEASNISYEYDYTYEDYYPLITLEEENFAFRIINAVCYCLITCISLPGNSFLLWVVLKKVGLSSSADCFLLHLTVSDLIFSFTLVPWTINHIWGWIFGNLACNLFTWGIFLGLYSYMMFLTVMTVHRYVAVVYPVFASSVGNRSRLYTHISSAVVWLISVGFSLPEMIFSGTVDGPDGVFCVPNYNSMFMELFGYFSQIILFFLLPFLVIVFCHTRMGFAILQSRIRSRNHAICIILSIAVGFFICWAPYNIFLFLLSLRSLGVFALKESVWEIIYCITHILAYSHCCLNPLIHIFGGKKFRNNLPWSRGFRRLSQRFSTQTFSNPSSFSGQFHL, from the coding sequence ATGATGCATGGAGAGATTTTACACGAGGCCTCCAATATCAGCTATGAATATGACTACACATATGAAGATTATTATCCTTTGATTACATTAGAGGAGGAGAATTTTGCGTTTAGGATAATCAACGCCGTTTGCTACTGTCTCATCACCTGCATCAGTCTTCCTGGAAACAGCTTTTTGCTTTGGGTGGTCTTGAAGAAAGTGGGTTTGAGCAGCTCTGCTGACTGTTTTCTCCTCCATCTGACAGTCTCCGACCTCATCTTCTCCTTCACGCTGGTTCCCTGGACcattaatcacatttggggatggATTTTTGGAAATCTGGCCTGCAATCTGTTCACCTGGGGCATCTTTTTGGGCCTGTACAGCTACATGATGTTCCTCACAGTCATGACAGTCCATCGATACGTGGCGGTGGTGTATCCGGTGTTCGCTTCATCTGTAGGGAACCGAAGCAGACTTTACACACACATCTCGTCCGCTGTGGTGTGGTTGATCTCTGTGGGCTTCAGTCTGCCTGAAATGATCTTCTCTGGGACTGTGGATGGTCCTGATGGTGTATTTTGCGTTCCCAACTATAACTCAATGTTTATGGAGTTGTTTGGATACTTCTCTCAGATAATTCTCTTTTTCCTGTTGCCGTTCCTGGTTATTGTGTTCTGCCACACACGGATGGGATTTGCCATCCTTCAAAGTCGCATCCGAAGCAGAAATCACGCCATATGCATCATTCTAAGCATCGCCGTGGGATTCTTCATCTGCTGGGCACCGTATaacatcttcctcttcctcttgtcCTTGAGGTCTTTAGGTGTTTTTGCATTGAAGGAAAGTGTTTGGGAGATCATCTACTGCATCACCCACATTCTAGCATATTCCCACTGCTGTCTGAATCCACTCATCCACATCTTCGGAGGGAAGAAGTTCAGGAATAACCTGCCGTGGAGCAGAGGTTTCCGTCGGCTCTCGCAGAGGTTCAGCACGCAAACATTCAGCAATCCGAGCAGCTTCTCGGGCCAGTTTCATCTCTGA
- the LOC127936277 gene encoding chemokine XC receptor 1, whose product MMALNFTNSHDDNYSYPYEDLISMCEADDYKMTTGVCYAIIFCLSILGNGFLVCALTCYEDLKRVTNLFMFCLALFDLLFTLTLPFWCVELLHHWVFGDFACKIMTGAYFVGIYGSLILLTAMTLDRFVVVVVRSNWLTGRRRLKCSKVACAGAWIISLIACLRDSIAANAQKVHIKTYSCESNSMHDEKAGYYAQLIMLFLIPFAVIAFCYTKILMTLMSTSARHKYRTVILVLCIVIGFFICWGPYHIIMVLMSIYEPDPCESYQLHVTFIICRILAFSHCCINPALYILRGKYRNLLSSFLFCSPELRHPGLYRRTTDPSDSRIHPYTTEGARENCAAQQTNSLELNTLKTL is encoded by the coding sequence ATGATGGCGTTAAATTTTACCAACAGCCATGACGATAATTACTCATATCCATATGAAGACCTAATCTCAATGTGTGAGGCCGACGACTATAAAATGACCACTGGTGTGTGCTACGCCATAATCTTCTGCCTCAGCATCCTCGGAAATGGCTTTCTCGTGTGTGCGCTCACCTGCTACGAAGACCTGAAAAGGGTTACCAACCTTTTTATGTTCTGTTTGGCTCTTTTTGACCTTCTGTTCACGCTGACGTTGCCTTTCTGGTGTGTGGAGCTTCTTCATCATTGGGTTTTTGGTGACTTCGCCTGCAAGATCATGACCGGGGCCTATTTTGTAGGCATCTACGGAAGCCTTATCCTCCTCACGGCCATGACCCTCGACCGTTTTGTTGTGGTTGTGGTCAGAAGCAACTGGCTAACAGGGAGACGAAGGCTCAAATGTTCAAAAGTTGCCTGTGCTGGTGCCTGGATCATAAGTTTGATTGCTTGTCTGAGAGATTCAATAGCTGCAAATGCACAAAAAGTGCATATCAAGACATACTCTTGTGAAAGCAACAGTATGCATGACGAAAAGGCTGGATATTATGCACAGCTTATTATGCTGTTCCTCATACCATTTGCAGTCATTGCTTTCTGTTACACCAAAATCCTCATGACTCTCATGTCAACGTCAGCCAGGCATAAATACAGGACTGTGATACTGGTGCTGTGCATTGTTATAGGTTTCTTCATATGCTGGGGGCCGTATCATATCATCATGGTGCTGATGTCCATCTATGAACCTGACCCCTGTGAAAGTTATCAGCTGCATGTTACCTTTATCATCTGCAGGATTCTGGCGTTTTCTCATTGCTGCATAAATCCAGCGCTGTATATTCTCAGAGGGAAGTACAGAAACCTCTTGTCCAGCTTCTTGTTCTGCTCTCCTGAACTCAGACATCCGGGGCTCTACAGAAGAACAACGGATCCCAGCGACTCCAGGATTCATCCGTACACCACCGAAGGAGCTCGAGAAAATTGTGCAGCACAACAAACAAACTCTCTAGAGCTGAACACACTGAAAACACTGTAG